GCGCATATACAGTCATCCATTATCTCCCCTTTTTCATTAGTTAGAATATCAAAAGGAACTTTTATTTTGTTATTAATTAATAATTCTCGTATAGAACCTAAAGCATTACCGCATAATCCATATAGTAATAAAATATAATCAACATGCTTTTCAATTTCTTTTGACGCTGCAACTACTTCTCTTTTGATATCTTCTGCATAAAGATGGAGGGCAAAAGGCAGGATATTCACAACAACTTCTAGAGGCTCTTGTCTTTTTAGAAATCTTGTTGAACACAGTTCTCTTGCAATAGAGATTTTTTCATAGTTATATTTAGACTCAAGCATTTTTGAAACTCTTTTGAAGAATCATTAGAAACAAGTATAATTCTATTGATGTAATTGTATTCAGATAAGAGCTTTAACAACTCTTCTTCAAAGATCTCGCAAGCAACAATACCAATTCTCTTCATACTCTCAGTTTTGATATATTTGAGTGTATTTAAAAAAATTGTTATTATAATAGAAATATTTATATATGCACATATATACATGAATATTATGGATGCTCAGGTAGATGTATTCAAAGCTCTAGGCGATGAAACTCGTCTTAAAATTGTTAAATGCCTATTAACCCAAGAGTATTGTGCATGCGAATTCACGTTTGATATCCAAAAAGACCAGACTACAATCTCGAGGCATCTTAAGATTTTAGTCGATGCTGGCATATTAAAATCAGAAAAGAAAGGCAGGAATATTATCTACAGTATCAAAGATAAGGCCACAATCGACATGTTAAAAAATTTTGGCATTGAAGGAATGGCTTGTTGTGAGGGGATTAAATATGAGAGATGAAGATATTAAGAGAATTGTAAAAGAAAATTATTCTAAAATAGCATCTTCCAACTGTGGCTGCAGTTGCGGATGCGGCGGCGGTAATAATAATGAACTAATTGCTAAATCATTGGGCTATTCAGATACACAGATCGGAAATGTATCTGAGGTCAATCTTGGATTAGGTTGCGGAAATCCTACTACTCTTGGCGAGATAAAAGAAGGAGAAACTGTACTAGATCTTGGCTCAGGGGCAGGACTTGACTGTTTTCTTGCCGCAGATAAAGTTGGAGAAAAAGGAAATGTCATAGGTGTTGACTTCACTGAGACAATGGTTCAAAAAGCAACGCAAAATGCAAAGAAATATGGATATAAGAATGTTGAATTTAGACACGGTGACATAGAAAATCTTCCAATTGATGATGATTCAGTAGATGTGATATTAAGCAATTGTGTGATTAATCTTGTGCCTGATAAAGCCAAAGCCTTCAATGAAGCTCACAGAGTTCTAAAGAAAGGAGGAAGAATGTACATATCTGACATAGTCTTGCTTCAAAATCTAAGTGATGATTTAAGAAAAAATGAGATGCTTCTCGTTAGCTGTATCGCCGGCTCAATATTAAAAGAAGACTATATTAAAATAATCAAGGACACAGGATTTGAAATCTCAACTACATCAAGTGATGAAGAAATAAGCATAAGGCAATATTACGGTTTGCCTATTGAAAGCTTGAGCATTGTAGCAAAGAAAAAATAAAAATATTTTTCTTATTTTATATTTCTGGCAATATCTATTTTTTTACATCAATTACTCGTTCTATTATGTATCCCATTAGAATAATTAAGAGAATGCTGAAACTCCATCGTATTGCCATAAACTTTAGTCCCATAAATTTTAATTCAACTAACCCTTGGGGTATTTTTAGGCATGCGCATGCTCCCAAAAAAACTACAATGCTTAACATACTGGCTCCTTTTTTTAAAAGAGATGATGCAATAGGAAAGGACATGTAAAGTGGCCCCGTAGGAAGAGATCCAATAATGATTGAGATCAACGCCCCTTTAATGCCGGATTCTTTACCCAAATATTTACTGGTCTGTTCTTTAGACACCCAAACACTGAATAATCCTATAGAAAGCATTACCGCCGGGATAATCAATAGCATTTCTATAAAATATTTTGAAGA
This portion of the Methanofastidiosum sp. genome encodes:
- a CDS encoding metalloregulator ArsR/SmtB family transcription factor, with amino-acid sequence MDAQVDVFKALGDETRLKIVKCLLTQEYCACEFTFDIQKDQTTISRHLKILVDAGILKSEKKGRNIIYSIKDKATIDMLKNFGIEGMACCEGIKYER
- the arsM gene encoding arsenite methyltransferase, which gives rise to MRDEDIKRIVKENYSKIASSNCGCSCGCGGGNNNELIAKSLGYSDTQIGNVSEVNLGLGCGNPTTLGEIKEGETVLDLGSGAGLDCFLAADKVGEKGNVIGVDFTETMVQKATQNAKKYGYKNVEFRHGDIENLPIDDDSVDVILSNCVINLVPDKAKAFNEAHRVLKKGGRMYISDIVLLQNLSDDLRKNEMLLVSCIAGSILKEDYIKIIKDTGFEISTTSSDEEISIRQYYGLPIESLSIVAKKK
- a CDS encoding permease; translated protein: MKDNKMMKENDISKIIKSYAGVLIFAALFIGVVTLFPERKEIIVNESSKYFIEMLLIIPAVMLSIGLFSVWVSKEQTSKYLGKESGIKGALISIIIGSLPTGPLYMSFPIASSLLKKGASMLSIVVFLGACACLKIPQGLVELKFMGLKFMAIRWSFSILLIILMGYIIERVIDVKK